One Micromonospora sp. WMMD812 genomic window carries:
- a CDS encoding VanW family protein, translated as MTLYGENRPPADDRPTVQVAAVTWPGDDPEPPVAPAARPRPRRLRLLLAAGVTTAVVAGATGVGAYAYAGDVPRGTSVLGAELGGRSRTDAARELRAELDRRAAELGAPLPVRVGERTAEIKPADVGLTVDVEATVAAAAAADAHPVSRLVGSRSVQPVVTVDVDRLHAALGAAVGDQGKKMTMPAITFAGTTPKAVHPKPSLALDPQRSAEVVRAGWLADQPITVPLVESHPATTAEEVDRLVDELAKPAVAAPVKLTTDKGSVSIPPKAIAKSLRFTSDEAGKLSPQVDVKRLRAALGDGLAAIEVEPRNARMTIAGGKPKVLDAGRPGQQLDSAALGRDLLAVLPKADGRVVTATLKPAEPEVTPEKLGGLGIKEKVSSFTTRFTGGLSSPRSQNIMTIAKEVDGTVVLPGETFSLNGHTGERGYQQGYRDAPVILDGKLVPGVGGGTSQFTTTLFNATYYAGLEDVEHKPHSYWFDRYPAVIESTIFWPDLDFKFRNNTPHGVLIDTSYTSSTVTVSIWSTKIYDSVKTEYSPRRNITKPRTIYLTPGPSCIPANGIDGFTQDAYRVIRKGGTVVKREKFTWRYDAEPRYICGAEPS; from the coding sequence GTGACGCTGTACGGCGAGAACCGCCCGCCCGCCGATGACCGGCCCACCGTGCAGGTCGCTGCGGTCACCTGGCCCGGCGACGACCCGGAGCCACCGGTCGCCCCGGCGGCCCGACCCCGGCCCCGCCGGCTCCGGCTACTGCTCGCCGCCGGCGTCACCACCGCGGTCGTGGCCGGCGCGACGGGCGTCGGCGCCTACGCGTACGCGGGTGACGTGCCCCGGGGCACCAGCGTGCTCGGCGCCGAACTCGGCGGCCGCAGCCGCACGGACGCCGCCCGGGAGCTGCGCGCGGAGCTGGACCGGCGGGCGGCCGAGCTGGGTGCCCCGCTGCCGGTTCGGGTCGGGGAGCGGACCGCCGAGATCAAGCCGGCCGACGTCGGCCTGACGGTCGACGTGGAGGCGACGGTGGCCGCCGCCGCGGCGGCCGACGCCCACCCGGTGAGCCGGCTGGTCGGCTCCCGCTCGGTGCAGCCGGTGGTCACGGTCGACGTCGACCGGCTGCACGCCGCGCTCGGGGCGGCGGTCGGTGACCAGGGCAAGAAGATGACCATGCCGGCGATCACCTTCGCCGGCACCACGCCGAAGGCCGTCCACCCGAAGCCGAGCCTGGCGCTCGACCCCCAGCGGTCCGCGGAGGTGGTCCGGGCCGGGTGGTTGGCGGATCAGCCGATCACCGTGCCGCTGGTCGAGTCGCACCCGGCGACCACCGCCGAAGAGGTGGACCGGCTGGTCGACGAGCTGGCGAAGCCGGCCGTGGCCGCGCCGGTGAAGCTGACCACGGACAAGGGGTCGGTCAGCATCCCGCCGAAGGCGATCGCCAAGAGTCTCCGCTTCACCTCAGACGAGGCCGGCAAGCTGTCCCCGCAGGTGGACGTGAAGCGGCTGCGCGCCGCGCTCGGCGACGGCCTGGCGGCCATCGAGGTGGAGCCGCGGAACGCGCGGATGACCATCGCCGGCGGCAAGCCGAAGGTGCTGGACGCGGGCCGGCCCGGCCAGCAGCTCGACAGCGCGGCACTCGGCCGGGACCTGCTGGCCGTTCTGCCGAAGGCCGACGGCCGGGTGGTCACCGCGACGCTGAAGCCGGCGGAGCCGGAGGTGACCCCGGAGAAGCTGGGCGGCCTGGGCATCAAGGAGAAGGTCTCCTCGTTCACCACCCGGTTCACCGGCGGGCTCTCCTCGCCGCGCAGCCAGAACATCATGACCATCGCCAAGGAGGTCGACGGCACGGTGGTGCTGCCCGGCGAGACGTTCTCGCTCAACGGGCACACCGGTGAGCGGGGCTACCAGCAGGGCTACCGCGACGCCCCGGTCATCCTCGACGGCAAGCTGGTCCCGGGCGTCGGCGGCGGCACCTCGCAGTTCACCACCACACTCTTCAACGCCACCTATTACGCCGGCCTCGAGGACGTGGAGCACAAGCCGCACTCGTACTGGTTCGACCGGTACCCGGCGGTCATCGAGTCGACCATCTTCTGGCCGGACCTCGACTTCAAGTTCCGCAACAACACCCCGCACGGGGTCCTGATCGACACCTCGTACACGTCGAGCACGGTGACCGTGTCGATCTGGAGCACGAAGATCTACGACAGCGTCAAGACGGAGTACAGCCCGCGCCGCAACATCACCAAGCCGCGGACCATCTACCTGACGCCCGGCCCGTCGTGCATCCCCGCCAACGGCATCGACGGCTTCACCCAGGACGCGTACCGGGTCATCCGCAAGGGCGGCACGGTGGTGAAGCGGGAGAAGTTCACCTGGCGCTACGACGCCGAGCCGCGCTACATCTGCGGCGCCGAGCCCTCCTGA
- the nudC gene encoding NAD(+) diphosphatase: protein MRTDEQVLAYGGGWLDRAGALRADAERMAALRADARATVLPLWRDRCLVTADDVPVRLAGDAARPVLAAANETVFLGLDAGVAVFAADLSGQAEADAVALAGAASTVDVRRLAGRLDPAEAATQAYARGLLHWHRQQHWCGSCGALTTARDSGHVRECSGAGCGRLLFPRIEPAIIVLVVAPGAPDRCLLARHAGAAEDAYSTLAGFVEVGESLEDAVRREMAEEAGVTVTELSYQGSQAWPFPAGLMVGFRATAASDEVRVDGVELLEARWFTRDELRARVAAGRPLGRIDSIDHHLLGRWLSAS from the coding sequence ATGCGGACCGACGAGCAGGTGCTGGCGTACGGCGGCGGATGGCTGGACCGGGCGGGCGCGCTGCGCGCCGACGCGGAGCGGATGGCGGCGTTGCGGGCCGACGCGCGGGCCACGGTGCTGCCGCTGTGGCGGGACCGCTGCCTCGTGACGGCGGACGACGTGCCGGTCCGGTTGGCCGGCGACGCGGCGCGGCCGGTGCTCGCCGCCGCGAACGAGACCGTCTTCCTCGGCCTGGACGCCGGGGTGGCGGTCTTCGCGGCCGACCTCTCCGGCCAGGCCGAGGCGGACGCGGTCGCGCTGGCCGGCGCGGCCTCGACCGTGGACGTGCGGCGGCTGGCCGGCCGGCTCGACCCGGCCGAGGCGGCCACGCAGGCGTACGCGCGCGGGCTGCTGCACTGGCACCGGCAGCAGCACTGGTGCGGCAGCTGCGGTGCGCTCACGACCGCCCGCGACAGCGGGCACGTCCGGGAGTGCTCGGGGGCCGGCTGCGGGCGGCTGCTCTTCCCCCGGATCGAGCCGGCGATCATCGTGCTGGTCGTGGCGCCGGGCGCACCCGACCGCTGCCTGCTGGCCCGGCACGCCGGCGCGGCGGAGGACGCGTACTCGACGCTGGCCGGGTTCGTCGAGGTGGGCGAGAGCCTGGAGGACGCGGTCCGGCGGGAGATGGCCGAGGAGGCCGGCGTGACGGTGACCGAGCTGTCGTACCAGGGATCGCAGGCGTGGCCGTTCCCGGCCGGGCTGATGGTCGGCTTCCGGGCGACCGCCGCGTCCGACGAGGTGCGGGTGGACGGCGTCGAGCTGCTGGAGGCGCGCTGGTTCACCCGGGACGAGCTGCGCGCTCGGGTGGCCGCGGGTCGGCCGCTGGGTCGGATCGACTCGATCGACCACCATCTCCTCGGGCGGTGGCTCTCGGCATCCTGA
- a CDS encoding polysaccharide biosynthesis protein: MTETTAGPGQGRLGTAGAAVAVAAMATNGLAYLLPMLGARYLRVEELSVLATVLALVAIAGVAGVGLQMAVAVHRARHPAAPTMRVALLTTAVTGGVVVAAAPLVMTTLRLPVTVVALVAGMTVAVVLAGVWLGEVQGAQRFVRLAWAMGVLAVGRYAGMIVGLVLGYGVVDTLLAGLVTVYLALPVVAWIARPDAGRSTVDGGARTVLRVRQVASAGTAALAMLVVSYADLILARQLLPPADSGTYAVGTVLTKGALWAPQVVTVLALPRLAVGDNRVRTAVLAVVGACGALLVAASTLAGGFAFRLAGGAQYESLGRYAPVFAATGALYALVFAVVNAKIAAGTRWPSAPLWVATGGLVVLTTAVVPRTFAGIMWSALATAAVTALVMVVRMPRATARGDGGRSSRSDPAADPRPPERAARPG; the protein is encoded by the coding sequence ATGACAGAGACGACGGCCGGGCCCGGTCAGGGCCGGCTGGGCACAGCGGGCGCGGCCGTGGCGGTCGCCGCGATGGCGACCAACGGGCTGGCCTATCTCCTGCCGATGCTCGGGGCCCGGTACCTCCGGGTCGAGGAGCTGAGTGTCCTGGCCACGGTGCTGGCGCTCGTCGCGATCGCCGGCGTCGCGGGGGTGGGCCTCCAGATGGCCGTCGCCGTGCACCGCGCCCGCCATCCCGCCGCTCCCACCATGCGGGTCGCCCTCCTCACGACGGCCGTGACCGGTGGGGTCGTCGTCGCGGCCGCGCCGCTGGTCATGACCACCCTGCGCCTGCCGGTGACGGTCGTGGCGCTGGTCGCCGGCATGACGGTCGCGGTCGTCCTGGCCGGGGTGTGGCTCGGCGAGGTGCAGGGCGCGCAGCGTTTCGTCCGCCTCGCGTGGGCGATGGGGGTGCTGGCCGTCGGCCGCTACGCCGGCATGATCGTGGGGCTGGTTCTCGGCTACGGCGTCGTCGACACGCTCCTCGCCGGCCTGGTGACCGTGTACCTCGCGCTGCCGGTCGTGGCGTGGATCGCCCGTCCGGACGCCGGACGGTCGACCGTCGACGGCGGGGCCCGGACGGTGCTGCGGGTCCGGCAGGTTGCCAGCGCCGGCACGGCGGCCCTGGCGATGCTCGTGGTGTCGTACGCCGACCTGATCCTCGCCCGGCAACTGCTGCCGCCCGCCGACTCGGGGACGTACGCCGTCGGGACCGTGCTCACCAAGGGCGCGCTCTGGGCACCGCAGGTGGTCACGGTGCTGGCCCTGCCCCGCCTCGCAGTGGGGGACAACCGGGTCCGGACGGCGGTGCTCGCCGTGGTCGGCGCCTGCGGCGCCCTGCTCGTCGCCGCCTCGACGCTGGCCGGCGGGTTCGCGTTCCGGCTGGCGGGCGGCGCGCAGTACGAGTCGCTGGGCCGGTACGCCCCGGTGTTCGCCGCGACCGGCGCCCTCTACGCGCTGGTCTTCGCGGTCGTCAACGCCAAGATCGCGGCGGGCACCCGGTGGCCGTCCGCCCCGCTCTGGGTCGCCACGGGCGGCCTCGTCGTCCTCACGACGGCCGTCGTGCCACGCACCTTCGCCGGCATCATGTGGAGCGCCCTCGCCACCGCCGCGGTGACCGCGCTGGTCATGGTGGTCAGGATGCCGAGAGCCACCGCCCGAGGAGATGGTGGTCGATCGAGTCGATCCGACCCAGCGGCCGACCCGCGGCCACCCGAGCGCGCAGCTCGTCCCGGGTGA
- a CDS encoding glycosyltransferase has protein sequence MSSDALVLDVVVPAYNEALRLPDTLVLLRQALADLGVPCRVTVVDNASTDGTADVVAGVPAGPVPVRLLHCADRGKGFAVRAGVLASDARYVGFCDADLATAPDNLGHVLWLLVDGADAVVGSRAHPESVVEERHSLLRRWGAVAFRAAVRQVVRGVGETQCGFKFFRGDVARRAFAPLRCGGFAFDVEVLGRAERAGARLVEIPVNWVDVPGSRFSPVRHGWRSFLDVASIRRQLRHEAVPVAPMPIVGLPVAPDVTGATAPAGLRP, from the coding sequence GTGTCGTCAGACGCGCTCGTCCTCGATGTCGTGGTGCCCGCCTACAACGAGGCGCTCCGCCTGCCCGACACCCTGGTCCTGCTGCGGCAGGCGCTCGCCGACCTGGGCGTGCCCTGCCGGGTGACCGTGGTGGACAACGCGAGCACGGACGGCACCGCCGACGTGGTGGCCGGCGTCCCCGCCGGGCCGGTGCCGGTCCGTCTGCTGCACTGCGCCGACCGCGGCAAGGGGTTCGCGGTTCGCGCCGGTGTGCTGGCGAGCGACGCGCGCTACGTCGGCTTCTGCGACGCCGACCTGGCCACGGCTCCCGACAATCTCGGGCACGTGCTGTGGCTCCTGGTCGACGGCGCCGACGCGGTCGTCGGTTCCCGTGCCCACCCGGAGTCGGTGGTGGAGGAACGGCACAGCCTGCTCCGACGCTGGGGCGCGGTGGCGTTCCGGGCCGCCGTCCGGCAGGTGGTGCGCGGAGTCGGCGAGACCCAGTGCGGGTTCAAGTTCTTCCGGGGTGACGTCGCCCGGCGGGCCTTCGCGCCACTGCGGTGCGGCGGGTTCGCGTTCGACGTGGAGGTGCTGGGCCGCGCCGAGCGCGCCGGCGCCCGGCTGGTGGAGATCCCGGTGAACTGGGTGGACGTGCCCGGCTCGCGCTTCTCCCCGGTGCGCCACGGCTGGCGCAGTTTCCTCGACGTCGCGTCGATCCGCCGGCAGCTGCGGCACGAGGCCGTACCCGTGGCGCCGATGCCGATCGTCGGTCTGCCGGTCGCACCGGACGTGACCGGCGCGACCGCGCCGGCGGGTCTGCGACCGTGA
- a CDS encoding glycosyltransferase family 4 protein — protein MSARSAPTAPTSTEVTVEGRRVAVLNWKDPWHPDAGGAEVYAWQVARDLVTAGAEVTFVTARPAGQPGDETRDGIRIVRVGGRWTIYPRVLGWLWRHRRRFDAVVDCQNGIPFFSPVVLPRDVPVICVIHHVHDRQFRLYFGPLLGRFGAWLEGPVARRVYRRGVTLAVSPSTAQAVRDRLRWAGPVVVVPNGAPAATAGGPGAGPRDGAPRLVCVGRVTRHKRVDLVLDAVDRLRGHRPGLRLDVVGGGPDVEAIRGQVAARGLAGVVTVHGHLPAAERDALLDAAWLHVAGSWGEGWGLVVVEAAAAGLPTVAFDVDGLRDAVRPGRTGWLVTEGTAPVEHLAAGLDRALDVLAEPSAAGRMAAECRRWSESFRWADTGHRVRAVLGDLLAPRALPWAAGNACFVVRTDRPEDLAARVAPLLPHCRHLSTGPDGLWILVPGAAPEAVRQVLVRAGVPAADVSERDATGEELLTGVPGRQC, from the coding sequence GTGAGTGCCCGTTCCGCGCCGACGGCTCCCACCAGCACCGAGGTCACGGTCGAGGGCCGGCGGGTCGCCGTGCTCAACTGGAAGGACCCGTGGCACCCCGACGCGGGCGGCGCGGAGGTCTACGCCTGGCAGGTGGCGCGTGATCTGGTGACCGCCGGCGCCGAGGTCACCTTCGTGACAGCCCGGCCGGCCGGGCAGCCCGGCGACGAGACGCGGGACGGCATCCGAATCGTCCGGGTCGGCGGGCGGTGGACCATCTACCCCCGCGTCCTCGGTTGGTTGTGGCGGCACCGGCGTCGGTTCGACGCGGTCGTCGACTGCCAGAACGGCATCCCGTTCTTCAGCCCGGTGGTCCTGCCACGGGACGTCCCGGTGATCTGCGTGATCCACCATGTGCACGACCGCCAGTTCCGGTTGTACTTCGGCCCGCTCCTCGGCCGGTTCGGCGCGTGGCTGGAGGGACCGGTCGCCCGCCGGGTCTACCGGCGGGGCGTGACACTCGCGGTGTCGCCGTCCACCGCCCAGGCCGTGCGGGACCGGCTCCGCTGGGCCGGCCCGGTCGTGGTGGTCCCCAACGGCGCTCCCGCCGCGACGGCGGGGGGCCCCGGCGCCGGGCCGCGGGACGGCGCACCCCGACTCGTGTGCGTCGGCCGGGTGACCCGGCACAAGCGGGTCGACCTGGTGCTCGACGCCGTCGACCGGCTCCGCGGGCACCGGCCCGGCCTGCGGCTGGACGTCGTGGGTGGCGGCCCGGACGTGGAGGCGATCCGTGGGCAGGTGGCGGCACGGGGCTTGGCCGGCGTCGTCACCGTCCACGGCCACCTGCCCGCCGCGGAGCGGGACGCCCTGCTCGACGCCGCCTGGCTGCACGTCGCCGGTTCCTGGGGAGAGGGGTGGGGCCTGGTGGTCGTCGAGGCGGCCGCCGCCGGGCTCCCCACGGTCGCCTTCGACGTGGACGGGCTGCGCGACGCGGTCCGACCGGGCAGGACGGGGTGGCTCGTGACCGAGGGGACGGCCCCGGTCGAGCACCTGGCAGCCGGGCTGGACCGCGCGCTCGACGTCCTCGCCGAGCCCTCGGCCGCCGGCCGGATGGCCGCCGAGTGCCGACGGTGGAGCGAGTCGTTCCGGTGGGCCGACACCGGTCACCGGGTCCGGGCAGTGCTGGGCGACCTGCTCGCCCCCCGGGCGCTGCCCTGGGCGGCGGGTAACGCCTGTTTCGTGGTCCGGACGGACCGGCCGGAGGACCTCGCAGCCCGCGTGGCGCCCCTTCTTCCGCACTGCCGGCACCTGTCGACCGGCCCGGACGGGCTGTGGATCCTGGTGCCCGGCGCGGCTCCGGAGGCGGTCCGCCAGGTGCTGGTCCGGGCCGGTGTTCCGGCCGCCGACGTGAGCGAGCGGGACGCGACCGGTGAGGAACTGCTCACCGGAGTCCCGGGCCGGCAGTGCTGA